From Gemmatimonadota bacterium, the proteins below share one genomic window:
- a CDS encoding MBL fold metallo-hydrolase, translating to MILKQYYLGCLAHASYFLGDEATGTAAIVDPQRDVDQYIEEAEARNMTIGHVFLTHFHADFAAGHLELRDRTGGAIHLGARAEASYAFEPMRDGEGMNLGTIRLKFLETPGHSPESVCILVYDPEAETTPFAALTGDTLFIGDVGRPDLRASVGWKAEDLAALLFESLHDKLLPETSDETLVYPAHGAGSLCGKNLSTDTVSTMGTQKRYNYALQPMDRETFVRLITADQPEAPSYFTYDAAFNAREHETLDHLLARNLNPLSLDDVLKRTQEGAQVLDTRDAADFEGAHLAGSYNIGLGGQYASWAGTLLNRESPIILVTETGAEEESALRLGRIGFDHIAGYLEGGMRALADRPDLVGRTDRITAAALKDRLDTDDPPPVILDIRSERERKEKHIPGSLHVPLNHLEERLEEIAGGETVIVQCAGGYRSAMAASILKRHGIHDVMDLVGGLAVWEAAN from the coding sequence ATGATACTCAAGCAATACTATCTGGGGTGCCTGGCCCATGCGTCCTATTTCCTCGGGGACGAGGCAACGGGCACTGCGGCCATCGTGGACCCGCAGCGCGACGTCGATCAGTACATCGAAGAGGCCGAAGCCCGGAACATGACGATCGGCCACGTCTTCCTGACCCACTTCCACGCCGATTTTGCCGCGGGTCACCTGGAGCTGAGGGATCGCACCGGCGGCGCGATCCACCTGGGCGCGCGGGCCGAGGCGAGCTACGCCTTCGAGCCCATGCGGGACGGCGAGGGCATGAACCTGGGGACAATCCGGCTGAAGTTCCTTGAGACCCCCGGACACTCCCCCGAATCCGTCTGCATCCTGGTGTATGACCCGGAAGCGGAAACCACGCCTTTTGCCGCGCTGACCGGGGACACCCTCTTCATCGGCGATGTGGGCCGCCCGGATCTGCGGGCTTCGGTCGGCTGGAAGGCCGAGGACCTGGCCGCCCTGTTATTCGAGTCGCTGCACGACAAACTGCTCCCGGAGACCAGCGACGAAACGCTGGTCTACCCCGCTCACGGCGCTGGGTCGCTGTGCGGAAAAAACCTGAGTACGGACACGGTTTCCACCATGGGCACCCAGAAGCGGTACAACTACGCCCTGCAGCCGATGGACCGGGAGACTTTCGTCCGTCTGATCACGGCGGATCAGCCGGAGGCACCATCGTACTTCACTTACGACGCGGCGTTCAACGCGCGGGAGCACGAGACGCTGGACCATCTGCTTGCCCGGAACCTCAATCCGCTGTCCCTGGATGATGTTCTGAAGCGGACGCAAGAAGGCGCCCAGGTTCTGGACACGCGGGACGCGGCGGACTTTGAAGGCGCGCACCTCGCGGGCAGTTACAACATCGGGCTGGGCGGTCAGTACGCCAGTTGGGCGGGTACCCTGCTTAACCGGGAAAGTCCGATCATCCTGGTCACGGAGACGGGCGCGGAGGAGGAATCGGCCCTGCGGCTCGGCCGCATCGGTTTCGACCATATCGCGGGATACCTCGAAGGGGGCATGCGCGCGCTGGCGGACCGGCCGGACCTTGTGGGACGGACCGACCGCATCACCGCGGCCGCGCTCAAGGACAGGCTGGACACGGACGATCCCCCACCCGTGATCCTCGATATCCGGTCTGAGCGGGAAAGGAAGGAGAAGCACATTCCGGGCAGCCTCCATGTCCCGTTGAATCACCTCGAAGAGCGACTGGAGGAAATAGCCGGCGGCGAGACGGTGATCGTGCAGTGCGCCGGCGGCTATCGTTCCGCCATGGCGGCCAGCATCCTGAA
- a CDS encoding peptide ABC transporter substrate-binding protein yields the protein MRKQTGRYFLWLSASAAVVAGITWSLHGVAERLLPDNGPRYVNSVGVPLPADALPPEQQVLRVFSESRPYNEWFRTVYKGAAGKYIIAEPLTRTNRDFELRGGAAERWEMSDDGLAWTFRLRPGLQWSDGRPLTAHDYVFSLRRGADPENAYDFGWYYQPIRNWQAVVARKVPLDSLGVWASDDLTLHIATGEPTPHLPLLLTYSWVSPEHAVRKYGDTWSTRPETCISSGPFAMVEWTKGEQMVYEANPMYRGVDKPYLERLIHKMFNLTTPPPRLPAYEAGEIDFTDVENQAELARLLSDDNLSDQVHTWPNFWTHYLFFDTKKPPFNDRRIRLAISLAIDRAAICRSALKGFAIPGYTMLPPGFPAYSGNAYAESQRFDPEHARRLLAEAGYPDGRGFPALDMWLRNEIAMHRDAAEGLQAMLRRNLNMKVEVRNVENKVFMDGLNNHTLTFGLVPYEFDFVDPSNLLGLWRSNGRHNWNNAAFDALMTAADAEVRDPDRRVALYRKAERLLVEDVAGVFLWHRQRAQVWKPYLKGSALEPNASGYRTWRGDQVMSSSITLYVAEP from the coding sequence ATGCGAAAACAGACCGGCAGATACTTTCTCTGGCTTTCGGCCTCCGCTGCCGTCGTCGCGGGGATTACGTGGTCGCTCCACGGCGTAGCCGAAAGACTGCTTCCCGACAACGGACCACGTTACGTCAACTCCGTCGGGGTGCCGCTGCCCGCGGACGCCCTGCCTCCCGAACAACAGGTCCTCCGCGTATTCTCCGAATCCCGGCCCTACAACGAGTGGTTCCGAACGGTTTACAAGGGCGCTGCGGGCAAATACATCATTGCCGAACCGCTTACCCGCACCAACCGGGACTTCGAACTGCGGGGCGGCGCCGCGGAACGGTGGGAGATGTCCGATGACGGACTGGCATGGACCTTCCGTCTGCGGCCCGGGCTGCAGTGGAGCGACGGACGTCCGCTGACAGCCCATGACTACGTCTTCTCCCTGCGCCGGGGCGCCGACCCGGAAAACGCCTACGACTTCGGGTGGTACTACCAGCCGATCCGAAACTGGCAGGCTGTCGTCGCCCGGAAAGTGCCTCTGGACTCCCTGGGTGTATGGGCGTCCGACGATCTCACGCTGCATATCGCCACCGGGGAGCCCACGCCCCACCTGCCCCTGCTGCTGACCTATTCCTGGGTATCGCCCGAACACGCGGTACGGAAATACGGCGATACCTGGTCCACCCGCCCCGAAACCTGCATTTCCTCAGGTCCCTTCGCCATGGTGGAATGGACCAAGGGCGAACAGATGGTCTACGAGGCCAATCCCATGTACCGGGGGGTGGACAAACCCTACCTGGAAAGGTTGATCCACAAGATGTTCAACCTCACCACGCCACCCCCGAGGCTGCCGGCATACGAAGCCGGCGAGATCGATTTTACCGACGTCGAAAACCAGGCGGAGCTGGCCAGGCTGCTTTCCGATGACAACCTGAGCGACCAGGTGCACACCTGGCCGAATTTCTGGACCCATTACCTGTTTTTCGACACTAAGAAACCTCCGTTCAATGACCGGAGAATACGCCTGGCCATCAGTCTCGCGATCGACCGGGCCGCGATCTGTCGCTCCGCGCTCAAGGGCTTTGCCATACCCGGCTACACCATGCTGCCGCCCGGGTTTCCGGCTTACTCCGGCAATGCCTACGCGGAAAGCCAGCGATTCGATCCGGAGCATGCCCGGCGACTCCTCGCGGAGGCCGGTTATCCGGATGGCCGCGGATTTCCCGCACTGGACATGTGGCTGCGTAACGAGATTGCCATGCACCGGGACGCGGCCGAGGGACTGCAGGCGATGCTGAGACGCAACCTCAACATGAAAGTCGAAGTGCGCAACGTGGAGAACAAGGTCTTCATGGACGGTCTGAACAACCATACGCTTACCTTCGGGCTGGTACCCTACGAGTTCGACTTCGTGGATCCGAGCAATCTGCTGGGGCTCTGGCGGTCCAACGGCCGGCACAACTGGAACAATGCCGCCTTCGATGCTCTGATGACCGCGGCTGACGCCGAGGTAAGAGACCCGGACCGTCGTGTTGCCCTGTACAGAAAAGCGGAACGGCTCCTGGTGGAGGACGTGGCCGGCGTGTTCCTGTGGCACAGGCAGCGGGCACAGGTCTGGAAGCCCTACCTGAAAGGCTCGGCGCTGGAACCGAACGCATCGGGGTACCGGACGTGGCGGGGAGACCAGGTGATGAGTTCTTCGATTACTTTGTACGTCGCGGAACCTTGA
- a CDS encoding ABC transporter permease, whose translation MTSTLTEITSSSGGLWRDALRRYMKNKLSVAAGIIIIVITFMAVFAPWVSPSHYSEANFDEAWQFPSWTHPMGTDSIGRDYFSRIVYGARISLIVGFVAQMISLLIGVPLGAIAGFKGGKADYIVMRLVDVMSVFPSLLFAILIMAWLGSGLSNVLFAIGVTGWVGVCRLVRAQFLSLRASDFVRAARSMGASNVHTIVRHMLPNALSPIIVGLAMGIPQAIFAEAGLSFLGLGINPPTPSWGQMVSSHLPNVIYYWHLALFPVFMIALVMLGFSLIGDGLRDALDPRMNE comes from the coding sequence ATGACCAGCACCTTGACCGAAATCACCTCATCTTCCGGCGGCCTCTGGCGCGACGCCCTGCGCCGCTACATGAAGAACAAGCTGTCCGTCGCCGCGGGCATCATCATCATCGTCATCACCTTCATGGCCGTCTTCGCGCCGTGGGTCTCGCCGTCCCACTATTCCGAGGCCAATTTCGACGAAGCCTGGCAGTTTCCATCCTGGACCCACCCCATGGGCACGGACAGCATCGGCCGGGATTACTTCAGCCGGATCGTGTACGGCGCCCGGATCTCGCTCATCGTGGGATTCGTCGCGCAGATGATCTCCCTGCTGATCGGCGTGCCGCTGGGCGCCATCGCCGGGTTCAAGGGGGGCAAGGCCGATTACATTGTCATGCGCCTGGTGGACGTCATGTCGGTCTTCCCCAGCCTGCTCTTCGCCATACTGATCATGGCCTGGCTGGGAAGCGGGTTGAGCAACGTGCTGTTCGCCATCGGCGTGACCGGCTGGGTGGGCGTATGCCGCCTGGTCCGCGCGCAGTTCCTATCGCTGCGGGCTTCCGACTTCGTCCGCGCCGCCCGTTCCATGGGCGCCTCCAACGTGCATACCATCGTGCGCCACATGCTGCCCAATGCCCTCAGTCCCATCATCGTCGGCCTGGCCATGGGCATTCCCCAGGCCATCTTCGCCGAGGCGGGACTGAGCTTCCTCGGGCTGGGCATCAATCCGCCCACGCCGAGTTGGGGACAGATGGTCAGCAGCCACCTGCCCAACGTGATCTACTATTGGCACCTCGCCCTTTTTCCGGTTTTCATGATCGCCCTGGTCATGCTCGGTTTTTCGCTCATCGGCGACGGCCTCCGAGACGCCCTCGACCCGAGGATGAACGAGTAG
- a CDS encoding DUF368 domain-containing protein, with amino-acid sequence MANESSESSRSGRTFLDYLGISARGFCMGVADVVPGVSGGTMAFILGVYEELLDAVHSVNGRFLRLLFRLRLGEALDGFPYRFLIALVAGIMAAIFSLAQFFAWALEHHPVQVWAFFFGLVLASIIAVRGKVSAWTATEVLALLLAAATAFVLVGAVPVETTSAAWFVFLSGAIAICAMILPGISGSFILVILGKYEYMLNAVVQRDFLPILIFGCGGILGLVFFARVLRWLLRRYHDATVAALIGLMAGSLRKIWPWKETVETFTNSQGVTKPLIEHNVLPAAVSEDVLLAITLGIAGCAIVLVIEHLATRRSPEKTEG; translated from the coding sequence ATGGCCAACGAGTCTTCCGAGTCTTCACGTTCGGGACGTACTTTCCTGGATTACCTGGGCATCTCCGCCCGCGGCTTCTGCATGGGGGTTGCCGATGTCGTTCCCGGCGTTTCAGGGGGCACGATGGCCTTTATCCTGGGCGTATACGAAGAACTGCTGGACGCCGTGCATTCGGTCAACGGCCGGTTCCTGCGGCTGCTGTTCAGGCTTCGATTGGGGGAGGCCCTCGACGGGTTTCCCTACCGGTTCCTGATCGCCCTCGTCGCCGGCATCATGGCGGCGATTTTCAGCCTGGCCCAGTTTTTCGCCTGGGCGCTCGAGCACCATCCCGTCCAGGTGTGGGCTTTCTTCTTCGGGCTGGTGCTCGCGTCGATCATCGCCGTTCGGGGCAAGGTGTCGGCCTGGACCGCGACGGAAGTGCTTGCGCTGCTGCTGGCGGCGGCGACGGCCTTCGTCCTGGTAGGCGCGGTGCCGGTCGAGACGACCTCCGCGGCGTGGTTCGTGTTCCTGAGCGGAGCCATCGCGATCTGCGCGATGATCCTGCCCGGCATCTCGGGCTCGTTCATCCTCGTCATTCTGGGGAAGTACGAGTACATGCTCAATGCCGTGGTGCAACGCGATTTCCTGCCCATTCTGATCTTCGGCTGCGGCGGTATCCTGGGGCTGGTCTTCTTCGCGCGGGTGCTCCGATGGCTGTTGCGCCGCTACCATGACGCGACCGTGGCGGCCCTCATCGGTCTCATGGCCGGCTCCCTGCGGAAGATCTGGCCGTGGAAGGAAACGGTGGAGACGTTCACGAACAGCCAGGGCGTGACAAAGCCCCTGATAGAGCACAACGTCCTGCCCGCGGCGGTGTCGGAAGACGTCCTGCTGGCCATTACCCTGGGCATCGCCGGATGCGCTATCGTACTGGTCATCGAGCATCTCGCGACAAGGCGCTCCCCGGAAAAAACGGAAGGCTAG
- a CDS encoding ABC transporter permease gives MIRYIIYRIVGLVGVLFLVTIITFSLMHAVPGGPFDEEKMPLSAEAKANILRKYGLDRPLYEQYGRYMWNALQFDFGIPFQSPGETVTDLIARTWPISMQLGGMGLAVAFSCGILLGILSAIRQNTWVDYGTTVIATLGITVPSFAISILFIVLFATIWRVLPTGGWGGPETWIMPVIVYALGPMAIVARYTRSSILENLRMDYVRTARAKGLRERSVLFIHVLKNSLIPLLTIMGPMLPGVMTGSLFVEGIFRIPGLGQFFVTSIFERDYPMIMALTLLVAVLIGIVYLITDILYALVDPRVRYVRGSK, from the coding sequence ATGATCCGATACATCATATACCGCATCGTGGGCCTGGTCGGCGTGCTTTTCCTGGTCACGATCATCACTTTCAGCCTGATGCATGCGGTACCGGGCGGCCCGTTCGACGAAGAGAAGATGCCCCTGTCGGCCGAGGCCAAGGCGAATATCCTGCGCAAGTACGGCCTGGACCGGCCCCTGTACGAACAGTACGGCCGGTACATGTGGAACGCGCTGCAGTTTGATTTCGGCATTCCCTTCCAGAGTCCGGGGGAGACGGTGACGGACCTGATCGCGCGGACCTGGCCCATCAGCATGCAGCTGGGCGGCATGGGCCTCGCCGTGGCCTTCTCCTGCGGCATCCTCCTGGGCATCCTGTCCGCCATACGCCAGAACACCTGGGTGGACTACGGGACCACGGTCATTGCCACCCTGGGGATCACTGTGCCCAGTTTCGCCATTTCCATCCTGTTCATCGTCCTCTTCGCGACCATCTGGCGGGTCCTGCCCACGGGCGGATGGGGCGGGCCCGAGACCTGGATCATGCCGGTGATCGTCTATGCCCTGGGTCCCATGGCCATCGTCGCGCGGTATACCCGTTCGAGCATCCTCGAGAACCTGCGCATGGACTACGTGCGCACGGCACGGGCCAAGGGACTGAGGGAACGGAGCGTCCTGTTCATCCACGTGCTGAAGAATTCCCTGATCCCGCTGCTGACCATCATGGGGCCGATGCTGCCCGGCGTAATGACCGGGTCGCTCTTCGTCGAAGGCATTTTCCGCATCCCGGGCCTGGGACAGTTCTTCGTCACCAGCATCTTCGAGCGGGACTATCCCATGATCATGGCGCTGACGCTGCTCGTCGCGGTGCTGATCGGTATCGTCTACCTCATTACGGATATTCTCTACGCACTCGTGGATCCCAGGGTCAGATACGTGCGCGGGAGCAAGTAA
- a CDS encoding mandelate racemase/muconate lactonizing enzyme family protein, with translation MRIVEVSALVLRLPEVTEACDGTQDTCLVKIETDEGITGWGEVDSCPTVVKAVIEAPLSHQICNGLANALAGADPLDIDACTDRMMDAANYYGRVGVGRHAMAGVNLALWDIAGKVAGQPVYLLLGGAHGLRFRAYASVLFGDTPEATRTIGRKYADQGFTAVKFGWGPMGGDEKQDVALVREARRGTGDDVDVLIDAGQVWDWETALARSRQFAEYRPFWIEEPLHPDDLEGYAALTAESPVPVATGEAESRLEDFERLVTEGGLDWIQPDPGRCGISIMHAAGKAAHSHGRKVVNHSYKSGITMAASLHALAALPNASVFEFCMSDSPLRHELTQERFTIDDDGFVAVPDGPGLGVTVNEETIARYRVA, from the coding sequence GTGCGGATCGTCGAGGTTTCTGCGCTGGTTCTGCGGTTGCCGGAAGTAACGGAGGCCTGTGACGGAACGCAGGATACCTGCCTGGTCAAAATCGAAACGGACGAAGGCATAACGGGCTGGGGGGAAGTCGATTCGTGCCCCACCGTGGTTAAGGCCGTCATCGAAGCCCCGCTGTCCCACCAGATCTGCAACGGCCTGGCCAACGCGCTGGCCGGCGCCGATCCCCTGGACATCGACGCGTGCACGGACCGGATGATGGACGCCGCCAATTACTATGGCCGGGTCGGCGTAGGCCGGCACGCCATGGCGGGAGTCAACCTGGCGCTCTGGGACATCGCGGGCAAGGTTGCCGGACAGCCTGTTTACCTACTCTTGGGCGGGGCGCACGGGCTCAGGTTCCGGGCCTACGCTTCCGTCCTGTTCGGCGACACGCCTGAAGCGACCCGGACAATTGGCCGGAAATACGCCGACCAGGGATTCACGGCGGTCAAGTTCGGCTGGGGACCCATGGGCGGGGACGAGAAGCAGGACGTGGCCCTGGTGCGGGAGGCCCGCCGGGGAACGGGTGACGATGTGGACGTGCTCATCGACGCGGGCCAGGTATGGGACTGGGAGACCGCGTTGGCCCGGTCCCGGCAGTTCGCCGAATACCGGCCCTTCTGGATCGAAGAACCGCTGCACCCCGACGACCTCGAAGGGTACGCCGCGCTGACCGCGGAGAGTCCGGTTCCCGTCGCCACCGGCGAAGCCGAATCCCGTCTCGAGGATTTCGAGCGCCTGGTCACCGAGGGCGGGCTCGACTGGATTCAGCCGGACCCGGGCCGCTGCGGCATTTCGATCATGCACGCGGCGGGCAAAGCCGCCCACAGTCACGGCCGAAAAGTCGTCAATCACAGTTACAAGAGCGGCATCACCATGGCGGCGTCGCTCCACGCGCTGGCCGCCCTGCCCAACGCGTCCGTCTTCGAATTCTGCATGTCGGATTCGCCGCTGCGGCACGAACTGACCCAGGAGCGTTTTACCATTGATGACGACGGTTTCGTGGCGGTCCCCGACGGACCCGGACTGGGCGTCACGGTGAACGAGGAGACCATAGCCAGATACCGGGTCGCGTAG
- a CDS encoding cupin domain-containing protein: MAPPNPIMHAALNRINIEEIKEQIGPPPASCAVVVADHVTAAFIWQLSGTVNDNHCHNYDEWWIVLEGEIDWVIEGRDETVHAKAGDFIYVPALTFHHIFPVGGKPSIRLGVALTGHGHLHERPERKVKVILE; this comes from the coding sequence ATGGCCCCACCGAATCCGATCATGCACGCCGCGCTCAACCGGATCAATATCGAGGAGATCAAGGAACAGATCGGTCCGCCGCCCGCCTCCTGCGCGGTCGTGGTCGCGGACCACGTGACCGCTGCATTCATCTGGCAGCTGTCGGGCACGGTGAACGACAACCACTGTCACAACTATGACGAGTGGTGGATCGTGCTGGAGGGAGAGATCGACTGGGTGATCGAAGGCCGTGACGAGACCGTACACGCAAAGGCGGGGGATTTCATCTACGTACCGGCGTTGACCTTCCATCACATATTCCCCGTGGGCGGCAAGCCGTCCATCCGCCTCGGTGTGGCGCTGACGGGACACGGGCACCTGCACGAGCGGCCGGAGCGCAAGGTGAAGGTCATTCTGGAGTAA
- the eda gene encoding bifunctional 4-hydroxy-2-oxoglutarate aldolase/2-dehydro-3-deoxy-phosphogluconate aldolase, translating into MSSRSENLASIKACGVVAVLRADRPDALVQVAQAIGRGGIGAVEITMTTPGALDVIGECANRLGDEILLGAGTVLDSETARAAILAGAEYIVTPTLNPDVITLCRRYDKVIIPGALTPTEILTAWECGADIVKVFPATAVGPRYFKDVKAPLPQIDLMPTGGVDLDNAGDFIRAGACAVAVGGNLVDKAAVAAGEWHALTDTARQYVEAVRNARQEGGG; encoded by the coding sequence ATGTCTTCGAGATCGGAAAACCTGGCATCTATCAAAGCCTGTGGCGTGGTCGCCGTCCTCAGGGCGGACCGGCCCGACGCCCTGGTCCAGGTCGCCCAGGCCATCGGCAGGGGAGGCATCGGGGCCGTCGAGATCACCATGACGACGCCCGGGGCCCTGGACGTCATCGGCGAATGCGCGAACCGGCTGGGCGATGAGATTCTCCTCGGCGCGGGCACCGTGCTGGATTCCGAGACGGCCCGGGCGGCGATCCTGGCCGGCGCCGAATACATCGTGACGCCGACGCTGAATCCGGACGTCATCACCCTCTGCCGGCGGTACGACAAGGTCATCATCCCGGGCGCGTTGACGCCGACGGAGATTCTGACGGCCTGGGAATGCGGCGCGGACATCGTGAAGGTGTTTCCCGCGACTGCCGTGGGACCCCGGTATTTCAAGGACGTCAAGGCGCCGCTCCCCCAGATCGATCTCATGCCGACGGGCGGGGTGGACCTGGACAACGCGGGCGATTTCATCCGGGCGGGCGCATGCGCGGTAGCCGTTGGTGGAAATCTGGTGGACAAGGCCGCGGTGGCCGCGGGCGAATGGCATGCGCTCACCGATACGGCGAGGCAATACGTGGAAGCGGTCAGGAACGCGCGACAGGAAGGTGGGGGATG